A region of the Thermococcus zilligii AN1 genome:
AAAGGACAGTGGCAAAAGAGATCACGTCGAGCTCAAGTCCGTTAGGGATCTTGAGAAGGCCTTTGACCTTGTTGACAGGCCAGTGGTTCACTATTTCGACGGGAACAGGGAGGTCTACGCCGTGATCGACGATGGTGTTGTTTACTTCCTGGATGCCTCTGAGGAGATAGATAACAGCCCCTGAATCCGCGAAAACCCTTTTTGGGCGTATTTTGAAGGCAAAAAAGAGAAAAAGCATCAACCGAGCCTGTTTTTGGCTTTTTCTCAGGTTATTTGCTTTCCGTGCTGGAGATAGAACTTTGCATCAGCGATTTTAGTAAATATAGGATCGTGGGTTGTAACTATTATCGTTTTTCCCCGTTCTTTTTCCGCCTCGAGCAGTTTTATCAGTACCCTCGTGGATTCCTCGTCTAAATAAGCTGTCGGTTCATCGAGGAGTAGCACATCGGGATCATGGGCCAGTGCCCTGACTACGGCTGCCCTCCGGGCCTCGCCTCCGCTTATCTCAGTGGGGCGCTTGTGAAGTATATCCCCTATGCCGAGTTTGTTGGCAAGTTCCTCGGCCCTTCTCTTGAACTCTGCGTTCAACTTTCCCGCTCCATACAGCGCCAGCTCTATGTTTTCCCACACGCTTAGAACGTTGATGAACGTTGGCTCTTGAAAGGTTATTCCAATTTTTCTTCTCAGCTTCTGCACCTCAGCTTCTGGAAGGGAATACACTTCCCTACCATCGTAGACAACACTCCCTTCCGTAGGCGGGAGGAGGGTTCCGACACTCATTAGCAGGCTCGTTTTGCCGCTTCCGCTCGGTCCAAAGATGGCACTTATCTTCCCCCTTTCAAAGGAACCGCTGAATCCATCCAACCCTATGAAATCCCTTCCATTTGCTCGATAAACTATTTTCAGGTTCTTGACTTCGATCAAGTTTCCCACCTCCAGATTGCTGCAATGTACATCAGGGGGCTTAGCAGAACCCCCACGAGGGGGGCGCTGAGAACCAGGAAAAGTTCGACCGAATCGGAAAAGCCCAGAGAGTAGAGCCTTGCTGCGTCGATCAGCATTGGAACTGTCATCAGAGAGAGCGGCAGGAACGCCAGTAAGGGTGGTGTCAACTCTTTTTTGGAAATGCCTAAAATTGTGAAGAGCTTTTTCTTCTTCCTGAGTTCTTCGGCATCTCTGAGCCCCAGAATCAGGCCAACGGCCGGAATCATGACGGCTGAAGCGATCAGTGGAATTGCAACTTCACCTTTGAAAAAGACCGAGCGGGCCTCTTTAATGTTGTTTTCGGCGGAGAGGTAGATGAACTGCCCCGGATATTTCTTGTGGACTTCTTCAATGGCCCTGAGGACTTCTTTACCCCCGTACACGAACATCAGATCCGGGAGGGGGGTTATGTTGTGGGCTTTTGCAACATCGAAGGGGATGAAAATATCTGAACCAAAGGGGACATGCTGGTTGAGTGGAACATACTCTATCTTTATCGTAGTTGGTTCGGAACCAGCGTAGGAAGGAATTAGCCTTAGATTCGCCCATTTTCCACTGGTGTTGATTTCCTTAAGGACTCGGGGATAAATCATGGCTTTGCCACTGTTGCTGTAGAACAGTGCGTACAGCTCCTGGGCTTCCTTAGACCTCGACCTGGCAAACCTGAGGTAGTCCAGCAGGGAGCTGTCGTAAGCTGAGACCCATGCCGCGACGATGTCTACTAACCCGCTGCCCTTGCTAACGTGGCCTACGTCCCACACCGTTCCGTAAATCCCACCGTGGATTTTTATTGCCTCTGTTAGGGAATTATACGCTTCTATCTCTCTGTATTCTTGTTCGGCAAAGGTCTCAGGGGAAGACAAATCGAGTGATCCGGTGAACTGAACAAGGATCGTTGCGCCGAGGTTCCCTGCAGAGGTACTCTTGTACGTGTACGTTATGGGCGATGACAGAGCTATGCCGGTGAAGACCGTGAAGATTATCATGGCGGCCAAAGCCCCACTGACTTTCCTCGATGTTATCCTGTGGGGTATCCTGCCGGAGCGGGAGAAAGCCTGCATTATCAGGAGGGAAGCTAAGACCGAGCCGGAAATCCAGGGCAGATAGCCAAAAATCGTTCCGCCGACCAGCTCGAAGATGTAATCGCTGAGCGGCTTCAGAGGGAGGGCAAGAACGTAGGCGGTGTACCCTGTTATTATCCCTGCCCATGTGTACCTGCCCGGGAAAAACCAATAGATCGAAGAGGCGGCGAACACGAAGGAGGTCATTATGGTCACTGCCCTTAGTAGGATTTTTGTGGTCTTAGTGCCAGGCTTAAAGGATCCGCCGTAGTACCGGATTGCAAAGAGGGCCGCCAGCATTATTAGAAGGGCCGCCCCAGTTGAAGTTTCGGTGAATAGGAAGACCACCAGGACTGCTACCCCCACGAAGAGGAAAGTAAGTATATCTACAATGACGGGATTTCCGCCCGAAACTCTGAGGAGTTTTCTCATCTTCTCCTCTTCCTGTTTCTCCCTGTTCATCACGATCCATATCAGGGGAATTGAGGGCAAAAAGGCCAGCAAGCTTGCCCAGACGTCTTTCCACTCAGTCCTTTTTTCTGGAAACAGCACGCCCCTGACGTAGTCCTTCGTGATGATGTAGAGCTCTGGATAGTAGGAGTGGGGGGCGAATTCCTGGTAGAGGGCATGATACAGGGCAGAGACGTTTATTTCATTTGGAAACACCATAAGAAAGCCCGTCACCAGAAGGTTATCTAAGCCGGGCGTCAGGTTTTGCAGGCGGAGTATGGACTCATAAAGTTCTCCAGAAGCGATGCACCTGATTCCATTCTCCTTCATAAGGGCCTGCAGGGGCATGAGGGATGGGGAAACGTTTAATATGTGTTCAACTTTTTCTATCCTCACCGTTTGAGGGGAGAGATCCCGGTAGGGTGATATTGGAGATAACATGACGATCGGAAAGTAGCTGTAGCTACCCCTTTCTATACTTTCGTTTCCCAGAACTATACAGTCCGGGCCAGAGACGCTTCCATTGACGGGCAGAAGGACTCCTCCGAATTTCCCAATACTGATAGGAACGTATATCGACCCCGAGAAGCCGCTTTTGGCGAGAGCCTTCTTGGCGTCGCCCAGTAAAAATTCCGGCATCGAGAAGTACGTGTAGTTGTCGCTCAGATATGATGTGGGTTCGCCGTATCCCACTGTGAAGCCGGGTTTTGTAACCTTTACGATTGGAGTCTCTGGTGGCTTTAGCGGGGAAAATTTCACATAAACGTACATTTCCCTGTAGTCCACATCCGGAGGGCTGTTCAGGTGGTTTACTGCGATTACCGTTACCGCGGGGATTATTGAAGTCAGGAGGAGCAGAAAAATAAAGGAGGAGAAAACCTTTAGATACCACCGCACGAACTTCACATTCATACCCCCTAGTTCCCCGCAGAGTTCTCTTCCCAGCTTATTTGTGTGCCAACAATGCTAAAGCCCAGGCCGGGGCTTCCCAGCACTGGCGCCGTTTTTATAACTAACGCTCCGATAATAAATATTGCTATTCCAATTTGGTGCCACGACCTACTCATGATAAGTCACCGAAATCTCTCGCTGACAGTAATTTTTAAATTTTTCGGAAAGTTAATCACGATCCAAGATAGTACATCCAGTCAAGAAGCATCAAAAATTCTACGTCAATGAGTCATGCGTGAATGTCTTTTTATCCCCAGCAGAACCTCGCCGGTGCCCTGCTCCCTTAGGGTGTGTCGTTTTCTTCCTGTTTTGGGCTCTCAACCAACAACTTTAAAAGCCCAACCTGAAAGCCATAGGTAGGATTTCTGAAAGGCAAAGGGGTGGTTAGAGATGAACCCGTTCCACGAGCTTGAGCCCGGACCGGACGTTCCTGACGTCGTGTACGCTCTCATAGAGATACCGAAGGGGAGCAGGAACAAGTACGAGCTCGACAAGAAGACTGGACTCCTTAAGCTCGACCGCGTCCTTTACAGCCCGTTCTTCTACCCGGTCGACTACGGGATCATCCCGCAGACCTGGTACGACGACGGCGATCCCTTCGACATCATGGTCATAATGCGCGAGCCGGTCTATCCGCTCACCATCGTCGAGGCAAGGCCCATAGGCATAATGAAGATGGAGGACTCGGGGGACAAAGACTGGAAGGTTCTGGCGGTTCCGGTTGATGACCCCTACTTCAAGGACTGGAAGGACATCGACGACGTCCCGAAGGCCTTCCTCAACGAGATTGCCCACTTCTTCCAGAGGTACAAGGAGCTCCAGGGCAAGGTTACCACCGTTGAGGGCTGGGGCAACGCTGAGGAAGCCAAGAAGGAGATACTCCGCGCAATTGAGCTCTACAAGGAGAAGTTCGGTAAGAGGGAGTGACCTCTTTTCATCCTTTATTGGGGGTAATGGCATGTACAAGCTCCTGAAGGTCAAGGACGTCGTCAGGATTCCGCCGAGAATGTTCACAATGGAACCGAAGGAAGCCGCTAAGGAAGTTCTGAGAAAGACCTATGAGGGTATCTACGATAGGGACGAAGGGGTAGTTCTGGCCGTTATGGATGTTGAAGAAATCAGCGAGGGAGTCATAGTCCCCGGCGATGGGGCCACCTACCACGAGGTCGTCTTCAACGTTCTCGTCTGGCAACCTCACATGCATGAAATTGTTGAGGGCGAGGTAATCGACGTTGCCCCCTACGGTGCCTTCATCAGAATCGGCCCGATGGACGGCTTGGTCCACATCAGCCAGCTCATGGACGACTACGTCGTCTTCGATGAGAAGAACAAGCAGTTCCTCGGCAAGGAGACCAAGAGGACGCTCAAGCTCGGTGACGAGGCAAGGGCCAGGATTATAGCCATAAGCGTCAAGAGCCGCGTCATAAGGGAGAACAAGGTAGGTCTAACCATGAGACAGCCAGGCCTCGGAAAGAGGGACTGGATAGAGAATGAGAAGCGCAAGGAGGCTGGGGCTTAATGGTGAAGGAGCGCGCCTGCAGGCACTGCCACTACATAACCACCGAGGACCGCTGTCCCGTCTGCGGGAGCAGGGATTTAAGCGAAGAGTGGTTTGACCTCGTGATAATCATAAACACGGAGAGCGAAATAGCTAAAAAACTCAGGGAAAGCATACCAGATGCCGCCAAAGTGCCCGGTAAATACGCAATCCGCGTGAGATGAAATGTCGGACTTTTACTTTCTCCTAACCCCCCAGCTCAGGGAGGAGCTTAAGGAACCCC
Encoded here:
- a CDS encoding ABC transporter ATP-binding protein, producing the protein MGNLIEVKNLKIVYRANGRDFIGLDGFSGSFERGKISAIFGPSGSGKTSLLMSVGTLLPPTEGSVVYDGREVYSLPEAEVQKLRRKIGITFQEPTFINVLSVWENIELALYGAGKLNAEFKRRAEELANKLGIGDILHKRPTEISGGEARRAAVVRALAHDPDVLLLDEPTAYLDEESTRVLIKLLEAEKERGKTIIVTTHDPIFTKIADAKFYLQHGKQIT
- a CDS encoding inorganic diphosphatase, whose translation is MNPFHELEPGPDVPDVVYALIEIPKGSRNKYELDKKTGLLKLDRVLYSPFFYPVDYGIIPQTWYDDGDPFDIMVIMREPVYPLTIVEARPIGIMKMEDSGDKDWKVLAVPVDDPYFKDWKDIDDVPKAFLNEIAHFFQRYKELQGKVTTVEGWGNAEEAKKEILRAIELYKEKFGKRE
- a CDS encoding DNA-directed RNA polymerase, which produces MYKLLKVKDVVRIPPRMFTMEPKEAAKEVLRKTYEGIYDRDEGVVLAVMDVEEISEGVIVPGDGATYHEVVFNVLVWQPHMHEIVEGEVIDVAPYGAFIRIGPMDGLVHISQLMDDYVVFDEKNKQFLGKETKRTLKLGDEARARIIAISVKSRVIRENKVGLTMRQPGLGKRDWIENEKRKEAGA
- the spt4 gene encoding transcription elongation factor subunit Spt4 — protein: MKERACRHCHYITTEDRCPVCGSRDLSEEWFDLVIIINTESEIAKKLRESIPDAAKVPGKYAIRVR